From bacterium, the proteins below share one genomic window:
- the trpD gene encoding anthranilate phosphoribosyltransferase: MRELLRKIVDGAPLSPAEIRGGFEAILKEETRDSEIALFLTSLSTRGIDADVLTEAAKVLREKMTPVRLTTLGAIDTCGTGGDKTGSFNFSTGAALLAAACGVPVAKHGNRAISSKSGSADLLEALDIPIELGAEEIAAAVARDGFGFMLAPRFHPATARVQQIRKRLETTTVFNFLGPLLNPAGVKRQVVGVFAPAMRPVMAEALRRLGTEKAWVVSSDQGMDELSTGGLTYVTEVSPEGLREELVQPGDAGLRESDVKFLAGKDAAHNAKLLRGIFDKTFFGPIRDGLVLNAAAALVVADKAKDLKEAAVLAKDAIESGAAADILERLSKRQMSSRTE; encoded by the coding sequence ATGAGGGAACTACTGCGCAAGATCGTCGACGGTGCGCCGCTGAGCCCTGCGGAGATTCGCGGCGGCTTCGAGGCTATCCTCAAGGAGGAGACCCGGGATTCGGAGATCGCGCTTTTCCTGACCTCGCTCTCGACCCGCGGGATCGACGCCGACGTCTTGACCGAGGCGGCGAAAGTGCTGCGCGAAAAGATGACTCCGGTGCGCCTGACGACGCTCGGCGCCATCGACACCTGCGGGACCGGCGGCGACAAGACCGGCTCTTTCAACTTTTCGACCGGCGCGGCGCTCTTGGCCGCGGCCTGCGGGGTCCCGGTGGCCAAGCACGGCAACCGGGCGATCAGCTCGAAGTCGGGCAGCGCCGACCTGCTGGAGGCATTGGACATTCCGATCGAGCTCGGCGCCGAGGAAATCGCGGCCGCCGTGGCCCGCGACGGCTTCGGCTTCATGCTGGCGCCGCGCTTCCACCCGGCCACCGCCCGGGTGCAGCAGATCCGCAAGCGCTTGGAAACGACGACCGTCTTCAATTTCCTGGGCCCGCTGCTCAATCCGGCCGGGGTGAAGCGGCAGGTGGTTGGGGTTTTCGCCCCGGCGATGCGGCCGGTCATGGCCGAGGCCTTGCGGCGACTGGGGACCGAAAAAGCCTGGGTGGTCAGCAGCGATCAGGGGATGGACGAGTTGAGCACCGGCGGCTTAACCTACGTGACCGAGGTGAGCCCCGAGGGTTTGCGGGAAGAGCTTGTTCAGCCCGGCGACGCCGGCCTGCGCGAGAGCGACGTGAAGTTCCTGGCCGGCAAGGACGCGGCCCACAACGCTAAGTTGCTGCGAGGAATTTTCGACAAGACTTTTTTCGGACCGATCCGCGACGGCTTGGTCTTGAACGCCGCCGCGGCTTTGGTGGTGGCGGACAAGGCGAAGGATTTGAAAGAGGCGGCGGTGCTGGCCAAGGACGCCATCGAGAGCGGGGCGGCGGCGGATATTTTGGAGAGGTTGAGTAAAAGACAAATGTCGTCCCGAACGGAGTGA
- the trpC gene encoding indole-3-glycerol phosphate synthase TrpC, protein MSILDKIFDYKKDELAHYKRQARLEDLRSKVRDHAYRPLPLRRRLEDSAAPFAVIAEIKQRSPSKGLLRENFDPPAIARDYEEHGAAALSVLTDEHFFGGHLDHLRQVRATVDLPLLRKDFVWDPYQIYAAREAGADAILLIAAMLGRSQIEDLEGLAEELNLSVLLEVHDAAEADLAAAVGARLVGVNNRDLKTFKVDVALSEKLLPRLPAAALKVAESGLDKRETLARLKAAGIGAFLIGEAFMKAKSPGSALKELLQ, encoded by the coding sequence ATGTCCATCTTAGATAAAATCTTCGATTACAAGAAAGACGAGCTCGCGCACTACAAGCGCCAGGCCCGGCTGGAGGACCTGCGCTCCAAGGTCCGGGACCATGCTTACCGTCCGCTGCCGTTGCGTCGCCGGCTCGAGGACAGCGCCGCTCCTTTCGCCGTGATCGCCGAGATCAAGCAGCGCTCGCCCAGCAAGGGCCTGCTCCGGGAGAATTTCGATCCGCCGGCCATCGCCCGGGATTACGAAGAGCACGGCGCCGCCGCCCTGTCGGTCTTGACCGACGAGCATTTCTTCGGCGGCCATCTCGACCATCTCCGCCAAGTCCGGGCGACCGTCGATTTGCCTTTGTTGCGCAAGGACTTCGTCTGGGATCCTTACCAAATCTATGCCGCCCGCGAGGCCGGGGCCGATGCGATTTTGCTGATCGCCGCGATGCTCGGCAGATCCCAGATCGAGGATCTCGAGGGCCTTGCCGAGGAGCTGAATCTCTCGGTCCTGTTGGAAGTTCACGACGCCGCCGAGGCCGACTTGGCCGCCGCGGTCGGAGCCCGGTTGGTCGGGGTCAACAACCGCGATCTCAAGACCTTCAAGGTCGACGTCGCCTTGAGCGAGAAGCTCCTGCCCCGGTTGCCGGCCGCCGCCCTCAAGGTCGCCGAGAGCGGCCTCGACAAGCGCGAAACCTTGGCGCGCTTGAAGGCCGCCGGCATCGGCGCCTTCTTGATCGGCGAGGCCTTCATGAAAGCCAAGAGCCCCGGCTCCGCGCTGAAGGAGTTGCTCCAATGA
- a CDS encoding aminodeoxychorismate/anthranilate synthase component II, whose amino-acid sequence MLLMIDNYDSFTYNLVQYLSELGAELLVKRNDELSVDEARRLKPEAVVISPGPCTPNEAGISLELLKKLSPELPILGVCLGHQALGQAFGGKVVRAKNVMHGKTSLIHHDGKTLYQGLENPFVATRYHSLLVERESLPDSLEISAWTDAGEIMGLRHREYPVEGVQFHPESILTEAGKDLLRNFLKRVAAR is encoded by the coding sequence ATGCTCCTGATGATCGACAACTACGACTCCTTCACCTATAACCTCGTCCAGTATTTGAGCGAGCTCGGGGCCGAGCTCTTGGTGAAGCGCAACGACGAGCTGAGCGTCGACGAGGCCCGCCGGCTGAAGCCGGAGGCGGTCGTGATCTCGCCCGGCCCCTGCACGCCCAATGAAGCCGGGATTTCGCTCGAGCTCTTGAAAAAGCTCTCGCCCGAGCTGCCGATCCTCGGCGTTTGCCTCGGCCACCAGGCTCTCGGCCAAGCCTTCGGCGGCAAGGTCGTCCGGGCCAAGAACGTCATGCACGGCAAGACCAGCCTCATCCATCACGACGGCAAGACCCTGTATCAAGGGCTGGAGAACCCCTTTGTCGCCACCCGCTATCATTCGTTGCTGGTCGAGCGGGAGAGCCTGCCCGACAGCCTGGAGATTTCGGCCTGGACCGATGCCGGCGAGATCATGGGCCTGCGCCACCGCGAATATCCGGTCGAGGGCGTCCAATTCCATCCCGAGTCCATCTTGACCGAGGCCGGCAAGGATTTGCTGCGGAACTTCCTCAAACGGGTGGCGGCGCGATGA